In the genome of Triticum urartu cultivar G1812 chromosome 5, Tu2.1, whole genome shotgun sequence, one region contains:
- the LOC125507734 gene encoding uncharacterized protein LOC125507734, with protein sequence MAAAAAEEEEWKLARESKCHFRHCECSWRLFCSPRIPRVAPGRDYSSIPAGADHRPAWSLLIGLKDGAFLRLKRVRVARSGRILGGSDDALEAFHDIKTTSGGTFDASAAMAPDGRSLCILRQEYDGAGGQPHALHLTLQQPQTHTSPDLLLHLPLPEIQAGRRRNCMPISAGGYIWALCPILEYGVKLSLLTRPLHLLPGGGQWEQVGNSCPHKDDKGEYPWLAGGFLQGYAVLPGPLILVSFKQDGLFFTFAPGSRDWTPVLTDETRPPLDYIPILGRAVYMEQDKAIYTLRGNTIYAYKLSYIHQGDGDDQGRVRLRLDPPITIDSVSPFNSCNGCGFLTSLDGRLMCSVWISLASREQLDQCQCDNLHAIITTFNLHDPAQGGIKVLHSSFRRVDMEPNPEDQEFCFLQEYEDMDSQVLLQHQEGQEEYLTSSQQHVHEPPSNKLDCCREFIEMEDCPRLCFRCGINGHFARECSLLPHEPLPAMPPRTLVGRASMQHRVPFERRPVATTSINKDLFIICQAGSQLVIYHTGVMDETSLLQGGDDGKPLQTSCYVAPYVGDGDNWHFFLHSASKIHAVSRKKDGMLEFSLNKDRTLAMDRLSVRRLPSADTFVLFITVGGVTIALTDTLEVYHQTGFSYGSTSWLRCKTDQSHVLERKVMISGYVAVNGDSFIVSDALTGSCLLFDLCAKQWRVVMPWAAFSEDLPRTSPTKCPLNGRCVFVDGFIYTCRDGGLAAYQLFDKDHSVYLSESIFLRFSWLVDDCVAEDMCLDYAGKDVGSGAILFYVVQLQSGYPPPKHDVQITIVQVKTKATTSNKKREPVGVTPVDCVTRFIHHKEAVDIRCCFAL encoded by the exons atggcggcggcggcggcggaggaggaggagtggaAGCTGGCGCGTGAGTCCAAGTGCCATTTTCGCCATTGCGAGTGCAGCTGGCGTCTTTTCTGCTCCCCCCGGATCCCCCGCGTCGCCCCCGGGAGGGACTACTCCTCCATCCCCGCCGGCGCCGACCATCGGCCCGCCTGGTCGCTGCTCATCGGCCTCAAGGACGGCGCCTTCCTACGGCTCAAACGCGTCCGCGTGGCGCGATCCGGGCGGATCCTTGGCGGGAGCGACGACGCGCTCGAGGCTTTCCACGACATCAAGACGACGAGTGGCGGCACGTTCGATGCCAGCGCCGCCATGGCTCCCGACGGCCGCTCGCTCTGCATTCTGCGCCAGGAGTATGACGGTGCCGGTGGGCAACCCCATGCCCTGCACCTAACTCTGCAGCAGCCGCAGACCCACACATCCCCGGATCTGCTGCTGCATCTTCCTCTGCCGGAGATTCAAGCAGGGAGGAGGCGTAACTGCATGCCCATCTCCGCCGGCGGCTACATCTGGGCTCTGTGCCCCATCTTGGAATATGGCGTCAAGTTGAGCCTCCTCACGCGACCCCTGCATCTGCTCCCCGGGGGCGGCCAATGGGAGCAGGTCGGCAACAGCTGCCCACACAAAGATGACAAGGGCGAGTACCCGTGGTTGGCTGGCGGGTTCCTCCAGGGCTACGCCGTGCTCCCTGGCCCCCTCATCCTTGTCTCCTTCAAACAAGACGGCCTCTTCTTCACCTTCGCCCCCGGCTCCCGCGACTGGACCCCGGTGCTCACCGATGAAACAAGGCCGCCGCTAGACTACATCCCTATCCTCGGCCGTGCCGTGTACATGGAGCAAGACAAGGCCATCTACACGCTCCGTGGTAACACCATCTACGCCTACAAGCTCAGCTACATACACCAGGGTGATGGTGATGATCAGGGGAGGGTGAGGCTCAGACTGGATCCGCCCATCACCATCGACTCTGTATCTCCTTTCAATTCCTGTAATGGGTGTGGCTTCCTCACCAGTCTTGATGGTCGGCTAATGTGCTCCGTCTGGATCAGCCTGGCATCACGTGAACAGTTAGATCAATGCCAGTGTGACAACCTACATGCCATCATCACCACCTTCAACCTCCATGACCCGGCTCAGGGGGGAATAAAGGTGCTGCATTCCTCTTTCCGCCGGGTAGACATGGAGCCCAATCCAGAGGACCAGGAATTCTGCTTTCTACA GGAGTACGAGGACATGGACTCCCAGGTGCTGCTGCAACACCAAGAAGGGCAAGAGGAGTATCTAACCAGTTCCCAGCAGCACGTCCACGAACCACCCTCCAACAAGCTTGATTGTTGCAG AGAGTTTATTGAAATGGAAGACTGTCCACGCCTTTGCTTTCGCTGCGGCATCAACGGTCACTTTGCCCGCGAGTGCTCTCTCCTGCCACATGAGCCCTTGCCGGCAATGCCCCCCCGCACGCTGGTTGGCCGTGCTTCAATGCAACACCGAGTCCCTTTCGAAAGGCGTCCGGTTGCTACAACAAGTATCAATAAAGATCTATTTATCATCTGCCAAGCTGGCTCACAACTAGTCATCTACCATACGGGCGTCATGGATGAGACTTCACTGTTACAAGGTGGAGATGATGGCAAGCCTCTCCAAACGTCGTGCTATGTTGCACCTTATGTTGGTGATGGTGACAATTGGCACTTTTTCCTTCACAGTGCCTCAAAAATACATGCTGTTTCGAGGAAAAAAGATGGCATGCTTGAGTTTAGTCTGAACAAGGACCGTACGTTGGCTATGGATCGTCTATCTGTACGGCGGCTGCCAAGTGCTGATACTTTTGTTTTGTTTATCACAGTTGGTGGAGTGACCATTGCTCTTACTGATACTCTGGAAGTTTATCATCAGACAGGGTTCAGTTATGGATCCACCTCCTGGCTGCGATGCAAGACAGATCAATCGCATGTTCTCGAGAGGAAGGTCATGATATCTGGATATGTAGCAGTGAATGGCGATTCCTTTATAGTCTCTGATGCTCTCACAGGTTCCTGTCTTTTGTTTGACCTGTGTGCCAAGCAATGGCGTGTTGTCATGCCTTGGGCCGCATTCTCAGAAGACCTGCCAAGGACTAGCCCTACAAAGTGCCCTTTAAATGGTAGATGTGTATTTGTCGATGGCTTTATCTACACATGCAGAGATGGAGGGCTTGCTGCTTATCAACTGTTTGATAAAGATCATTCTGTGTATCTCAGCGAGTCCATCTTTTTGCGATTCTCATGGCTTGTAGATGATTGTGTGGCTGAGGACATGTGCTTGGATTATGCTGGCAAAGATGTGGGCTCTGGTGCTATTTTGTTTTACGTGGTGCAACTGCAAA GTGGATATCCTCCGCCCAAGCATGATGTACAGATCACCATTGTCCAGGTTAAGACTAAAGCAACAACCAGCAACAAGAAAAGGGAGCCAGTGGGAGTTACCCCTGTGGACTGTGTCACACGTTTCATACATCACAAGGAAGCCGTTGATATCAGATGCTGCTTTGCGCTCTAG